A genomic region of Pelodiscus sinensis isolate JC-2024 chromosome 1, ASM4963464v1, whole genome shotgun sequence contains the following coding sequences:
- the TDG gene encoding G/T mismatch-specific thymine DNA glycosylase isoform X4, whose protein sequence is MEAERPGRYYSPLQQAQAFYTFPFHQMTTAVPNMEMMNEQQTVEGIPDPNFAQEPVQEVTKGRKRKTKSTEPKKSAAKAAKSTKSKGKQEKITDAFKVKRKVDRFNGVSEAELLTKTLPDILTFNLDIVIIGINPGLMAAYKGHHYPGPGNHFWKCLFMSGLSQEQLNHMDDHTLPQKYGIGFTNMVERTTPGSKDLSSKEFREGGRILMQKLQKYQPRIAAFNGKCIYEIFSKEVFGVKVKKLEFGLQPHKVPDTETLCYVMPSSSARCAQFPRAQDKVHYYIKLKDLRDQLKGVIPNMEVQEVQYTFDLQLAQEDAKKMAVKEEKYDPGYEAAYGGAYSERTTYEHEQCNFASNGTEANNLDYSGGSSFGDVSNGQWMMQSFTDQIPEFSNSGTQEQEESSV, encoded by the exons ATGGAAGCCGAGAGGCCGGGCAG atATTATTCTCCTCTTCAGCAAGCTCAAGCATTTTATACATTTCCATTCCATCAAATGACGACTGCCGTTCCTAACATGGAAATGATGAATGAACAACAGACTGTAGAGGGCATTCCAGATCCAAACTTTGCTCAAGAACCTGTTCAAG AAGTTAcaaagggaaggaagagaaaaacCAAATCAACAGAGCCCAAAAAATCAGCTGCTAAAGCAGCTAAATCAACTAAATCAAAAGGCAAACAAGAGAAGATCACAGATGCATTCAAAGTCAAAAGAAAAGTGGACCGTTTTAATGGTGTGTCTGAAGCTGAACTTTTGACCAAGACACTTCCTGATATTTTGACCTTCAATCTGGATATTGTAATT ATTGGCATAAATCCGGGTTTAATGGCAGCCTACAAAGGGCATCATTATCCTGGACCTGgaaaccattttt GGAAGTGTCTCTTTATGTCTGGGCTGAGTCAGGAACAATTGAACCATATGGATGACCACACTTTACCACAAAAATATGGTATTGGATTTACAAATATGGTGGAAAGAACAACACCAGGTAGCAAAGACCTCTCCAG CAAAGAGTTTCGAGAAGGAGGACGAATTCTGATGCAGAAATTGCAAAAATATCAACCTCGCATAgcagcttttaatggaaaat GTATTTATGAAATTTTTAGTAAAGAAGTTTTTGGAGTAAAGGTTAAAAAATTGGAATTCGGATTGCAGCCCCACAAAGTCCCAGACACAGAAACT CTCTGCTATGTTATGCCATCATCCAGTGCAAGATGTGCTCAGTTCCCACGTGCACAGGATAAAGTTCATTATTACATAAAGCTTAAAGATTTAAGGGATCAGTTGAAAGGCGTTATACCAAACATGGAGGTGCAGGAGGTGCAATATACTTTTGACTTGCAGCTTGCACAAG AGGATGCTAAAAAGATGGCagttaaagaagaaaaatatgaTCCAGGTTATGAAGCGGCATATGGTGGTGCTTATAGTGAGAGAACAACTTATGAGCATGAACAGTGTAATTTCGCTTCTAATGGAACAG AAGCAAACAATCTAGATTACAGTGGGGGTTCATCCTTTGGTGACGTTTCAAATGGACAATGGATGATGCAGTCCTTTACAGACCAGATTCCAGAATTCAGTAACAGTGGGACACAAGAGCAAGAAGAAAGCAGTGTGTAA
- the TDG gene encoding G/T mismatch-specific thymine DNA glycosylase isoform X3 — translation MEAERPGRYYSPLQQAQAFYTFPFHQMTTAVPNMEMMNEQQTVEGIPDPNFAQEPVQENCKRNILLCVPEVTKGRKRKTKSTEPKKSAAKAAKSTKSKGKQEKITDAFKVKRKVDRFNGVSEAELLTKTLPDILTFNLDIVIIGINPGLMAAYKGHHYPGPGNHFWKCLFMSGLSQEQLNHMDDHTLPQKYGIGFTNMVERTTPGSKDLSSKEFREGGRILMQKLQKYQPRIAAFNGKCIYEIFSKEVFGVKVKKLEFGLQPHKVPDTETLCYVMPSSSARCAQFPRAQDKVHYYIKLKDLRDQLKGVIPNMEVQEVQYTFDLQLAQEDAKKMAVKEEKYDPGYEAAYGGAYSERTTYEHEQCNFASNGTEANNLDYSGGSSFGDVSNGQWMMQSFTDQIPEFSNSGTQEQEESSV, via the exons ATGGAAGCCGAGAGGCCGGGCAG atATTATTCTCCTCTTCAGCAAGCTCAAGCATTTTATACATTTCCATTCCATCAAATGACGACTGCCGTTCCTAACATGGAAATGATGAATGAACAACAGACTGTAGAGGGCATTCCAGATCCAAACTTTGCTCAAGAACCTGTTCAAG AAAACTGCAAAAGGAATATATTACTTTGTGTTCCAGAAGTTAcaaagggaaggaagagaaaaacCAAATCAACAGAGCCCAAAAAATCAGCTGCTAAAGCAGCTAAATCAACTAAATCAAAAGGCAAACAAGAGAAGATCACAGATGCATTCAAAGTCAAAAGAAAAGTGGACCGTTTTAATGGTGTGTCTGAAGCTGAACTTTTGACCAAGACACTTCCTGATATTTTGACCTTCAATCTGGATATTGTAATT ATTGGCATAAATCCGGGTTTAATGGCAGCCTACAAAGGGCATCATTATCCTGGACCTGgaaaccattttt GGAAGTGTCTCTTTATGTCTGGGCTGAGTCAGGAACAATTGAACCATATGGATGACCACACTTTACCACAAAAATATGGTATTGGATTTACAAATATGGTGGAAAGAACAACACCAGGTAGCAAAGACCTCTCCAG CAAAGAGTTTCGAGAAGGAGGACGAATTCTGATGCAGAAATTGCAAAAATATCAACCTCGCATAgcagcttttaatggaaaat GTATTTATGAAATTTTTAGTAAAGAAGTTTTTGGAGTAAAGGTTAAAAAATTGGAATTCGGATTGCAGCCCCACAAAGTCCCAGACACAGAAACT CTCTGCTATGTTATGCCATCATCCAGTGCAAGATGTGCTCAGTTCCCACGTGCACAGGATAAAGTTCATTATTACATAAAGCTTAAAGATTTAAGGGATCAGTTGAAAGGCGTTATACCAAACATGGAGGTGCAGGAGGTGCAATATACTTTTGACTTGCAGCTTGCACAAG AGGATGCTAAAAAGATGGCagttaaagaagaaaaatatgaTCCAGGTTATGAAGCGGCATATGGTGGTGCTTATAGTGAGAGAACAACTTATGAGCATGAACAGTGTAATTTCGCTTCTAATGGAACAG AAGCAAACAATCTAGATTACAGTGGGGGTTCATCCTTTGGTGACGTTTCAAATGGACAATGGATGATGCAGTCCTTTACAGACCAGATTCCAGAATTCAGTAACAGTGGGACACAAGAGCAAGAAGAAAGCAGTGTGTAA
- the TDG gene encoding G/T mismatch-specific thymine DNA glycosylase isoform X2 — MGDPRELLLQGSLPNWLGREDAAVTWEVPSLFPCLAQYYSPLQQAQAFYTFPFHQMTTAVPNMEMMNEQQTVEGIPDPNFAQEPVQEVTKGRKRKTKSTEPKKSAAKAAKSTKSKGKQEKITDAFKVKRKVDRFNGVSEAELLTKTLPDILTFNLDIVIIGINPGLMAAYKGHHYPGPGNHFWKCLFMSGLSQEQLNHMDDHTLPQKYGIGFTNMVERTTPGSKDLSSKEFREGGRILMQKLQKYQPRIAAFNGKCIYEIFSKEVFGVKVKKLEFGLQPHKVPDTETLCYVMPSSSARCAQFPRAQDKVHYYIKLKDLRDQLKGVIPNMEVQEVQYTFDLQLAQEDAKKMAVKEEKYDPGYEAAYGGAYSERTTYEHEQCNFASNGTEANNLDYSGGSSFGDVSNGQWMMQSFTDQIPEFSNSGTQEQEESSV, encoded by the exons ATGGGAGATCctagggagctgctgctgcaaggTTCCCTTCCAaactggctggggagagaggatgcTGCGGTGACTTGGGAGGTTCCCTCACTGTTTCCTTGTTTGGCTCA atATTATTCTCCTCTTCAGCAAGCTCAAGCATTTTATACATTTCCATTCCATCAAATGACGACTGCCGTTCCTAACATGGAAATGATGAATGAACAACAGACTGTAGAGGGCATTCCAGATCCAAACTTTGCTCAAGAACCTGTTCAAG AAGTTAcaaagggaaggaagagaaaaacCAAATCAACAGAGCCCAAAAAATCAGCTGCTAAAGCAGCTAAATCAACTAAATCAAAAGGCAAACAAGAGAAGATCACAGATGCATTCAAAGTCAAAAGAAAAGTGGACCGTTTTAATGGTGTGTCTGAAGCTGAACTTTTGACCAAGACACTTCCTGATATTTTGACCTTCAATCTGGATATTGTAATT ATTGGCATAAATCCGGGTTTAATGGCAGCCTACAAAGGGCATCATTATCCTGGACCTGgaaaccattttt GGAAGTGTCTCTTTATGTCTGGGCTGAGTCAGGAACAATTGAACCATATGGATGACCACACTTTACCACAAAAATATGGTATTGGATTTACAAATATGGTGGAAAGAACAACACCAGGTAGCAAAGACCTCTCCAG CAAAGAGTTTCGAGAAGGAGGACGAATTCTGATGCAGAAATTGCAAAAATATCAACCTCGCATAgcagcttttaatggaaaat GTATTTATGAAATTTTTAGTAAAGAAGTTTTTGGAGTAAAGGTTAAAAAATTGGAATTCGGATTGCAGCCCCACAAAGTCCCAGACACAGAAACT CTCTGCTATGTTATGCCATCATCCAGTGCAAGATGTGCTCAGTTCCCACGTGCACAGGATAAAGTTCATTATTACATAAAGCTTAAAGATTTAAGGGATCAGTTGAAAGGCGTTATACCAAACATGGAGGTGCAGGAGGTGCAATATACTTTTGACTTGCAGCTTGCACAAG AGGATGCTAAAAAGATGGCagttaaagaagaaaaatatgaTCCAGGTTATGAAGCGGCATATGGTGGTGCTTATAGTGAGAGAACAACTTATGAGCATGAACAGTGTAATTTCGCTTCTAATGGAACAG AAGCAAACAATCTAGATTACAGTGGGGGTTCATCCTTTGGTGACGTTTCAAATGGACAATGGATGATGCAGTCCTTTACAGACCAGATTCCAGAATTCAGTAACAGTGGGACACAAGAGCAAGAAGAAAGCAGTGTGTAA
- the UQCC6 gene encoding ubiquinol-cytochrome c reductase complex assembly factor 6, producing the protein MPAGVSWSQYLKMISASTLAMFAGAEIVHRYYRPDLTIPEIPPKPGELKTELLGLKQRQSKVHTSQQ; encoded by the exons ATGCCTGCTGGGGTATCTTGGTCTCAATACTTGAAAATGATCAGTGCGAGCACATTGGCTATGTTTGCAGGTGCAGAAATAGTGCATAGATATTACAGACCTGATCTT acTATACCTGAAATTCCACCTAAGCCTGGAGAACTGAAAACAGAACTCTTGGGTCTAAAACAAAGACAGAGCAAAGTTCATACCTCACAGCAATGA
- the TDG gene encoding G/T mismatch-specific thymine DNA glycosylase isoform X5, with protein sequence MTTAVPNMEMMNEQQTVEGIPDPNFAQEPVQENCKRNILLCVPEVTKGRKRKTKSTEPKKSAAKAAKSTKSKGKQEKITDAFKVKRKVDRFNGVSEAELLTKTLPDILTFNLDIVIIGINPGLMAAYKGHHYPGPGNHFWKCLFMSGLSQEQLNHMDDHTLPQKYGIGFTNMVERTTPGSKDLSSKEFREGGRILMQKLQKYQPRIAAFNGKCIYEIFSKEVFGVKVKKLEFGLQPHKVPDTETLCYVMPSSSARCAQFPRAQDKVHYYIKLKDLRDQLKGVIPNMEVQEVQYTFDLQLAQEDAKKMAVKEEKYDPGYEAAYGGAYSERTTYEHEQCNFASNGTEANNLDYSGGSSFGDVSNGQWMMQSFTDQIPEFSNSGTQEQEESSV encoded by the exons ATGACGACTGCCGTTCCTAACATGGAAATGATGAATGAACAACAGACTGTAGAGGGCATTCCAGATCCAAACTTTGCTCAAGAACCTGTTCAAG AAAACTGCAAAAGGAATATATTACTTTGTGTTCCAGAAGTTAcaaagggaaggaagagaaaaacCAAATCAACAGAGCCCAAAAAATCAGCTGCTAAAGCAGCTAAATCAACTAAATCAAAAGGCAAACAAGAGAAGATCACAGATGCATTCAAAGTCAAAAGAAAAGTGGACCGTTTTAATGGTGTGTCTGAAGCTGAACTTTTGACCAAGACACTTCCTGATATTTTGACCTTCAATCTGGATATTGTAATT ATTGGCATAAATCCGGGTTTAATGGCAGCCTACAAAGGGCATCATTATCCTGGACCTGgaaaccattttt GGAAGTGTCTCTTTATGTCTGGGCTGAGTCAGGAACAATTGAACCATATGGATGACCACACTTTACCACAAAAATATGGTATTGGATTTACAAATATGGTGGAAAGAACAACACCAGGTAGCAAAGACCTCTCCAG CAAAGAGTTTCGAGAAGGAGGACGAATTCTGATGCAGAAATTGCAAAAATATCAACCTCGCATAgcagcttttaatggaaaat GTATTTATGAAATTTTTAGTAAAGAAGTTTTTGGAGTAAAGGTTAAAAAATTGGAATTCGGATTGCAGCCCCACAAAGTCCCAGACACAGAAACT CTCTGCTATGTTATGCCATCATCCAGTGCAAGATGTGCTCAGTTCCCACGTGCACAGGATAAAGTTCATTATTACATAAAGCTTAAAGATTTAAGGGATCAGTTGAAAGGCGTTATACCAAACATGGAGGTGCAGGAGGTGCAATATACTTTTGACTTGCAGCTTGCACAAG AGGATGCTAAAAAGATGGCagttaaagaagaaaaatatgaTCCAGGTTATGAAGCGGCATATGGTGGTGCTTATAGTGAGAGAACAACTTATGAGCATGAACAGTGTAATTTCGCTTCTAATGGAACAG AAGCAAACAATCTAGATTACAGTGGGGGTTCATCCTTTGGTGACGTTTCAAATGGACAATGGATGATGCAGTCCTTTACAGACCAGATTCCAGAATTCAGTAACAGTGGGACACAAGAGCAAGAAGAAAGCAGTGTGTAA
- the TDG gene encoding G/T mismatch-specific thymine DNA glycosylase isoform X1: MGDPRELLLQGSLPNWLGREDAAVTWEVPSLFPCLAQYYSPLQQAQAFYTFPFHQMTTAVPNMEMMNEQQTVEGIPDPNFAQEPVQENCKRNILLCVPEVTKGRKRKTKSTEPKKSAAKAAKSTKSKGKQEKITDAFKVKRKVDRFNGVSEAELLTKTLPDILTFNLDIVIIGINPGLMAAYKGHHYPGPGNHFWKCLFMSGLSQEQLNHMDDHTLPQKYGIGFTNMVERTTPGSKDLSSKEFREGGRILMQKLQKYQPRIAAFNGKCIYEIFSKEVFGVKVKKLEFGLQPHKVPDTETLCYVMPSSSARCAQFPRAQDKVHYYIKLKDLRDQLKGVIPNMEVQEVQYTFDLQLAQEDAKKMAVKEEKYDPGYEAAYGGAYSERTTYEHEQCNFASNGTEANNLDYSGGSSFGDVSNGQWMMQSFTDQIPEFSNSGTQEQEESSV, from the exons ATGGGAGATCctagggagctgctgctgcaaggTTCCCTTCCAaactggctggggagagaggatgcTGCGGTGACTTGGGAGGTTCCCTCACTGTTTCCTTGTTTGGCTCA atATTATTCTCCTCTTCAGCAAGCTCAAGCATTTTATACATTTCCATTCCATCAAATGACGACTGCCGTTCCTAACATGGAAATGATGAATGAACAACAGACTGTAGAGGGCATTCCAGATCCAAACTTTGCTCAAGAACCTGTTCAAG AAAACTGCAAAAGGAATATATTACTTTGTGTTCCAGAAGTTAcaaagggaaggaagagaaaaacCAAATCAACAGAGCCCAAAAAATCAGCTGCTAAAGCAGCTAAATCAACTAAATCAAAAGGCAAACAAGAGAAGATCACAGATGCATTCAAAGTCAAAAGAAAAGTGGACCGTTTTAATGGTGTGTCTGAAGCTGAACTTTTGACCAAGACACTTCCTGATATTTTGACCTTCAATCTGGATATTGTAATT ATTGGCATAAATCCGGGTTTAATGGCAGCCTACAAAGGGCATCATTATCCTGGACCTGgaaaccattttt GGAAGTGTCTCTTTATGTCTGGGCTGAGTCAGGAACAATTGAACCATATGGATGACCACACTTTACCACAAAAATATGGTATTGGATTTACAAATATGGTGGAAAGAACAACACCAGGTAGCAAAGACCTCTCCAG CAAAGAGTTTCGAGAAGGAGGACGAATTCTGATGCAGAAATTGCAAAAATATCAACCTCGCATAgcagcttttaatggaaaat GTATTTATGAAATTTTTAGTAAAGAAGTTTTTGGAGTAAAGGTTAAAAAATTGGAATTCGGATTGCAGCCCCACAAAGTCCCAGACACAGAAACT CTCTGCTATGTTATGCCATCATCCAGTGCAAGATGTGCTCAGTTCCCACGTGCACAGGATAAAGTTCATTATTACATAAAGCTTAAAGATTTAAGGGATCAGTTGAAAGGCGTTATACCAAACATGGAGGTGCAGGAGGTGCAATATACTTTTGACTTGCAGCTTGCACAAG AGGATGCTAAAAAGATGGCagttaaagaagaaaaatatgaTCCAGGTTATGAAGCGGCATATGGTGGTGCTTATAGTGAGAGAACAACTTATGAGCATGAACAGTGTAATTTCGCTTCTAATGGAACAG AAGCAAACAATCTAGATTACAGTGGGGGTTCATCCTTTGGTGACGTTTCAAATGGACAATGGATGATGCAGTCCTTTACAGACCAGATTCCAGAATTCAGTAACAGTGGGACACAAGAGCAAGAAGAAAGCAGTGTGTAA